The Niastella koreensis GR20-10 genome includes a window with the following:
- a CDS encoding 4-hydroxyproline epimerase, whose amino-acid sequence MKKTFFCIDAHTCGNPVRLVAGGGPVLEGKNMSEKRQHFLKEYDWIRKGLMFEPRGHDMMSGSILYPAHDPQNDMAVLFIETSGCLPMCGHGTIGTITIAIEEGLIVPKVPGVVRLETPAGLVMINYKQEGKKVKSVKLTNVPAYLAAEGLTVTSPHLGELTIDVAYGGNFYAIVDVQPNFKGLEHYGADQLIAWARSLRKQINAQYQFVHPENPTINGCSHILWTGAVMDKNATARNAVFYGDKAIDRSPCGTGTSARMAQWYTRGKLKKGDAFIHESIIGSQFVGRIEEETTVAGKPAIRPGIEGWAKVYGYNTISIDPEDDPYAYGFQVL is encoded by the coding sequence ATGAAGAAAACCTTTTTCTGCATCGATGCACATACCTGCGGCAACCCGGTACGCCTGGTAGCCGGCGGCGGTCCCGTACTGGAAGGAAAGAACATGAGTGAGAAACGCCAGCATTTTTTAAAAGAGTATGACTGGATTCGTAAAGGACTGATGTTTGAACCGCGCGGCCACGATATGATGAGTGGCAGCATCCTGTATCCCGCGCACGATCCGCAGAACGATATGGCTGTGCTGTTCATTGAAACAAGTGGCTGCCTGCCCATGTGTGGCCATGGCACTATTGGCACGATTACCATTGCCATTGAAGAAGGCCTGATTGTGCCCAAAGTACCCGGAGTTGTCCGGTTGGAAACGCCTGCAGGATTGGTAATGATCAATTACAAACAGGAAGGCAAAAAAGTAAAGAGCGTAAAGCTCACCAATGTACCGGCCTACCTGGCTGCAGAGGGATTAACAGTAACATCGCCCCACCTGGGCGAACTTACTATTGACGTAGCATATGGCGGAAACTTTTATGCCATTGTAGATGTGCAGCCCAATTTCAAAGGGCTGGAACATTATGGCGCCGATCAGCTGATTGCCTGGGCGCGCTCATTACGCAAACAAATAAACGCGCAATACCAGTTTGTGCATCCGGAGAACCCGACCATTAATGGTTGTTCGCATATTTTATGGACGGGCGCTGTAATGGATAAAAACGCTACTGCCCGCAATGCCGTGTTCTACGGCGATAAAGCCATCGATCGCTCACCTTGCGGAACCGGAACATCGGCCCGCATGGCCCAATGGTATACCAGGGGTAAACTGAAAAAAGGCGATGCTTTTATACATGAAAGCATCATCGGGTCGCAGTTTGTGGGCCGCATTGAAGAAGAAACGACGGTTGCTGGTAAACCGGCTATTCGTCCCGGTATTGAAGGCTGGGCGAAGGTCTATGGGTACAATACGATCTCAATAGACCCGGAAGATGATCCGTATGCATATGGGTTTCAGGTTCTTTAG
- a CDS encoding aldehyde dehydrogenase (NADP(+)) gives MFKDATSPEIDQVLNTAWQAFHQYRKYSLKDRAHFMRTIAAELENAGDELIQTAMQETNLPEARLRGERARTMFQLTSYADACERGEWLEARIDTANPGKTPPKPDIRKMLIPLGPVVVFGASNFPFAYSTAGGDTACALAAGCPVIVKAHPAHAQTSELVAQAILKAATQCHMPNGVFAHVHGASQEVGKALVTHAHTKAVGFTGSYLGGKALFDWANQRKEPIPVFSEMGSVNPVFLFPEKMKQSAVEVARMYAGSITLGVGQFCTNPGLIFGIEGPDLQQFIDTLGNEIKTVNPGTMLHPGIAKNYVENRNKALSQKQVQTIAESNTQPAANQGVPTIASATGEAFLNNPVLHQEVFGPYSLVIRCKDMNELLEVVRHLEGQLTATLMATDNDIVHNEELVEAVKNICGRFIVNGVPTGVEVCLSMHHGGPFPATTDSRFTSVGADGIKRFARPMAFQNWSDSLLPEELKNGNPLGIWRTVNDVLTKDKI, from the coding sequence ATGTTTAAAGATGCAACTTCACCCGAAATTGACCAGGTTCTCAATACCGCATGGCAGGCTTTTCACCAGTACCGGAAGTATTCGTTAAAAGACCGCGCCCATTTTATGCGCACCATTGCCGCCGAATTGGAAAATGCAGGCGATGAACTGATTCAAACCGCCATGCAGGAAACCAATCTGCCCGAAGCCCGGCTGCGTGGCGAACGGGCCCGCACCATGTTCCAGTTAACCAGTTATGCCGATGCGTGCGAAAGAGGTGAGTGGCTGGAAGCAAGGATCGATACTGCCAATCCAGGTAAAACACCGCCCAAACCCGATATACGCAAAATGCTGATCCCCTTAGGCCCGGTTGTGGTATTTGGGGCCAGCAATTTCCCATTCGCTTATTCAACGGCTGGTGGCGATACAGCCTGTGCGCTGGCAGCCGGCTGCCCGGTAATAGTTAAAGCCCATCCGGCGCATGCCCAAACCTCCGAACTGGTGGCGCAGGCCATTTTAAAAGCCGCCACCCAATGCCACATGCCCAACGGCGTGTTTGCGCATGTTCATGGCGCCTCACAGGAAGTGGGTAAAGCATTGGTAACGCATGCGCATACCAAAGCAGTTGGATTTACCGGTTCTTATTTAGGTGGTAAGGCCCTGTTCGATTGGGCCAACCAACGTAAAGAACCCATTCCCGTATTTTCTGAAATGGGAAGCGTAAACCCCGTGTTCCTGTTCCCCGAAAAAATGAAACAGTCCGCTGTTGAGGTTGCCAGGATGTATGCAGGCTCCATTACACTGGGCGTTGGCCAGTTCTGCACCAATCCGGGTTTGATCTTCGGAATAGAAGGCCCGGACTTGCAACAATTCATCGACACGTTAGGCAACGAAATAAAAACAGTCAATCCGGGCACTATGTTACATCCCGGCATTGCAAAGAATTACGTTGAAAACAGGAATAAAGCCCTCTCACAAAAGCAGGTGCAAACCATAGCAGAAAGTAATACTCAGCCGGCCGCCAACCAGGGCGTGCCTACCATCGCTTCTGCCACCGGCGAAGCATTTCTGAACAATCCTGTATTGCACCAGGAAGTGTTTGGTCCCTATTCGCTGGTAATTCGTTGTAAAGACATGAATGAATTACTGGAAGTAGTTCGCCACCTCGAAGGACAACTCACTGCCACCCTGATGGCCACCGACAACGACATTGTGCATAATGAGGAGCTGGTGGAAGCGGTGAAAAACATCTGCGGACGCTTTATCGTAAACGGTGTTCCTACCGGCGTGGAAGTTTGTTTAAGCATGCATCATGGCGGGCCATTCCCCGCCACTACCGATTCCCGCTTTACTTCGGTTGGGGCTGATGGTATTAAACGTTTTGCCCGCCCCATGGCGTTTCAGAACTGGTCAGATAGTTTGTTACCGGAGGAGCTAAAAAATGGCAATCCGTTAGGTATATGGCGGACGGTTAACGACGTGCTGACGAAGGATAAAATATAA
- a CDS encoding SMP-30/gluconolactonase/LRE family protein produces the protein MKKHLITAAFILTTTLVNAQEHQLVKKWETDTLLKVPESALYDAENKIIYVTNIDGQPWEKDNKGSVGKVGLDGKIITVDWVTGFNAPKGMGLYKNNLYVADVDKVGVIDIKKGQLIQTIPVTGAEGLNDLTVDKKGVVYVSDSKTKKIHRIENGQVSTWLENLKGPNGVLIHDDNLYILDAGGLYKVEKDKTLTKLADGMEASTDGLEHVTGKDYLVSCWIGTVYYVKGDGTKQLLLDTREQKSNTADIGYDPKNRIVYVPTFFKNKIVAYELK, from the coding sequence ATGAAAAAGCATCTTATTACAGCCGCTTTCATTCTTACAACAACCCTGGTTAACGCCCAGGAACACCAGTTGGTTAAAAAATGGGAAACGGATACGTTGTTGAAGGTGCCGGAATCGGCCTTATACGATGCAGAAAATAAGATCATTTATGTTACCAATATAGACGGGCAGCCCTGGGAAAAAGACAATAAAGGTTCAGTGGGTAAGGTGGGGCTCGATGGTAAGATCATTACCGTTGACTGGGTAACCGGTTTTAACGCACCCAAGGGAATGGGTTTATATAAAAACAATTTGTATGTAGCCGATGTTGACAAAGTTGGCGTTATCGATATCAAAAAAGGCCAGCTTATTCAAACCATTCCGGTTACCGGCGCCGAAGGCCTGAACGACCTTACAGTTGATAAAAAAGGCGTGGTATACGTATCAGACTCCAAAACCAAAAAGATCCACCGCATCGAGAACGGGCAGGTAAGCACCTGGCTCGAGAACCTGAAAGGTCCTAATGGAGTGTTAATTCATGACGATAACCTGTACATCCTGGACGCCGGTGGTTTGTATAAAGTAGAAAAAGATAAAACCCTTACCAAACTGGCCGATGGTATGGAAGCCAGCACCGATGGACTGGAACATGTTACCGGTAAAGATTATCTCGTAAGCTGCTGGATTGGAACCGTGTATTATGTTAAGGGTGATGGCACCAAACAACTCCTGCTGGATACACGTGAGCAAAAATCAAATACGGCCGATATTGGTTATGATCCCAAAAACCGGATCGTGTATGTTCCCACCTTCTTTAAAAATAAAATAGTGGCGTACGAACTAAAGTAG
- the bshC gene encoding bacillithiol biosynthesis cysteine-adding enzyme BshC, producing MDCNSTNLSFEQTGYFSKIILDYLNQSPSLLPFYKHPVSMEGIRAAIAARESVQPDRALLVKELQQQYVGVNTSARVQQNIQHLLQPNTFTITTAHQPAIFTGHLYFIYKIVHVIKLADRLKKEFPDKHFVPVFWMGSEDADLDELGHVFLGGEKLVWDTRQTGAVGRMTTKGLDKLIHRIDGELSVQPHGKELMQLLRTCYLESLDIQIATFKLIDALFAEYGLITILPDNANLKKIMDPVFREDLLQQMPAGIVGKTIEQLSQEYKVQASPRPINLFYLKDGIRELIELKDGQYEVRNTAIHFTREEILTELGNHPERFSPNVILRGLYQETVLPNIAFIGGGGETAYWLELKGLFDHYQVPFPMLVLRNSFLIVEKKWQEKIHKLGLQSKDFFQSENNLLTQLVSRHKNGELKLKHELEAAIQVYEQLKNKAAAIDQSLTQHVEALQARTLKPLQELEKKLLRAEKRKYEAEQRQIQAIRSAIFPRNGLQERVDNFMPWFALWGQEFIQKVYEHSPTLEQEFVILEES from the coding sequence ATGGATTGTAATTCTACTAATTTATCATTTGAACAGACCGGTTATTTTTCTAAGATCATTTTAGATTATTTAAACCAGTCGCCCTCATTACTGCCTTTTTATAAGCATCCGGTATCAATGGAAGGGATAAGGGCTGCCATAGCCGCCCGGGAATCCGTGCAACCCGACCGTGCATTACTGGTTAAAGAATTACAGCAGCAATACGTTGGGGTGAACACCTCTGCCCGGGTACAGCAGAACATTCAGCATCTGCTGCAACCCAATACGTTCACCATTACCACCGCTCACCAGCCGGCTATCTTCACCGGTCACCTGTATTTCATTTATAAAATTGTACATGTTATAAAACTGGCCGACCGGTTAAAAAAGGAATTTCCTGATAAACATTTTGTACCCGTGTTCTGGATGGGCAGTGAAGATGCCGACCTGGATGAGCTGGGTCATGTTTTCCTGGGTGGTGAGAAACTGGTGTGGGACACCAGGCAAACCGGGGCCGTAGGCCGCATGACCACCAAAGGGCTGGATAAACTGATCCATCGCATCGATGGCGAATTATCGGTTCAACCCCATGGAAAGGAGTTGATGCAGCTGCTGCGCACCTGTTACCTGGAAAGCCTGGATATCCAGATAGCCACGTTTAAACTGATAGATGCATTGTTTGCTGAATATGGTTTGATAACCATTCTGCCCGACAATGCGAACCTGAAGAAAATAATGGACCCGGTTTTCCGCGAAGACCTGTTGCAGCAAATGCCGGCCGGTATCGTAGGCAAAACCATTGAACAGTTGTCGCAGGAATATAAAGTACAGGCATCGCCGCGGCCAATAAATTTATTCTACCTGAAAGATGGAATTCGTGAGCTGATTGAATTGAAAGATGGCCAATACGAAGTAAGGAACACCGCTATACATTTTACCCGGGAAGAAATATTGACCGAACTGGGGAATCACCCTGAACGGTTCAGTCCGAATGTGATCTTACGCGGCTTGTACCAGGAAACGGTATTACCCAACATTGCGTTTATTGGTGGTGGTGGCGAAACCGCTTACTGGCTGGAATTAAAAGGCCTGTTCGACCATTACCAGGTGCCATTTCCCATGCTGGTATTGCGTAATTCGTTTTTGATTGTTGAAAAGAAGTGGCAGGAAAAGATCCATAAACTGGGTTTACAGTCGAAAGACTTTTTTCAGTCGGAAAACAACCTGCTTACGCAACTGGTATCGCGGCACAAAAACGGCGAACTGAAATTAAAACATGAACTGGAAGCTGCCATCCAGGTGTATGAGCAGTTAAAGAATAAAGCCGCGGCCATCGATCAATCGCTAACGCAGCATGTAGAAGCGTTACAGGCCCGTACATTGAAGCCTCTGCAGGAGTTGGAGAAGAAATTACTCCGCGCCGAAAAAAGAAAATACGAAGCCGAGCAACGGCAAATCCAGGCTATCCGGTCAGCCATCTTTCCACGCAATGGTTTACAGGAACGGGTTGACAACTTTATGCCCTGGTTTGCCTTGTGGGGGCAGGAGTTTATTCAAAAGGTGTATGAACACTCGCCTACGTTGGAACAGGAGTTTGTTATTCTGGAAGAAAGCTGA
- a CDS encoding NAD(P)/FAD-dependent oxidoreductase: MSKSVTIVGGGIIGLCCAYYLQKEGYDITVIEKGDITDGTSFGNAGYVSPSHFTPLASPGIVAQGLRWMLSSTSPFYIKPRLNFDLIRWLMTFWKQANTQTLHKNIPPLNDLLHLSRALTGDIKNDIGNHFRMAEVGCFMLYKSAATEKHEIELAKEAAALKIDTRVLSAQEVQAMEPDVQVDVKGGVLYPIDCHLHPGDFMRTMKAHLQKAGVKLQLNTTVTGFEKKGNTVTAVITSQGKFECSQLVLANGSWLPAVSEKLGVSLLLQAGKGYSMTYQNVPRNLRYPAILVDKRVAMTPMGADLRMGGTMEISGLNSPVLEKRAQAIYNGAKAYYPDLALDMMPKEKIWSGLRPLTPDGLPYIGNHSKYTNLVIAGGHAMLGVSLAAATGKLVEELVGKKKTSIEVGAFRPERF; the protein is encoded by the coding sequence ATGAGTAAATCGGTTACAATTGTAGGCGGAGGCATCATTGGCCTCTGCTGTGCTTATTACTTACAAAAAGAAGGTTACGACATTACCGTTATTGAAAAGGGCGATATTACCGATGGCACCTCTTTTGGCAATGCCGGTTATGTATCGCCCAGTCACTTTACCCCATTGGCCTCACCAGGTATAGTAGCACAGGGCCTGCGCTGGATGTTGAGTTCTACCAGTCCGTTTTATATAAAGCCCCGCCTCAACTTCGATCTCATCAGGTGGTTAATGACCTTCTGGAAACAGGCGAACACGCAAACTTTACATAAAAATATTCCGCCGTTAAACGATCTGCTGCACCTCAGCCGCGCATTAACAGGCGATATAAAGAACGACATTGGCAATCACTTTCGCATGGCGGAAGTGGGTTGCTTTATGCTGTACAAATCAGCCGCTACTGAAAAGCATGAAATAGAACTGGCCAAAGAAGCAGCCGCACTGAAAATAGATACCAGGGTCCTCAGTGCACAGGAAGTACAGGCCATGGAGCCCGATGTACAGGTTGATGTAAAAGGAGGGGTGTTATATCCCATCGACTGCCACCTGCACCCTGGAGACTTTATGCGCACCATGAAAGCGCATTTGCAAAAAGCAGGAGTAAAACTGCAATTGAATACTACGGTAACCGGTTTTGAGAAAAAGGGAAATACCGTTACGGCCGTAATCACCAGCCAGGGCAAATTCGAATGTTCACAACTGGTACTGGCCAATGGAAGCTGGTTACCGGCAGTAAGTGAAAAGCTGGGTGTTTCCCTGTTGTTACAAGCCGGTAAAGGGTATAGTATGACGTATCAAAACGTGCCCCGCAACCTGCGTTATCCCGCCATCCTGGTAGATAAACGCGTAGCCATGACGCCTATGGGCGCTGATCTGCGAATGGGCGGCACCATGGAAATAAGCGGGCTCAATTCTCCCGTACTGGAAAAACGCGCCCAGGCCATTTATAACGGCGCTAAAGCTTATTATCCCGATCTGGCGTTAGACATGATGCCCAAAGAAAAGATCTGGTCCGGCTTACGTCCACTCACGCCCGATGGGCTACCTTATATTGGCAATCACAGTAAGTATACCAACCTCGTGATCGCCGGCGGTCATGCCATGCTGGGGGTATCGTTAGCAGCGGCTACCGGGAAGTTAGTGGAGGAGTTGGTTGGTAAAAAGAAGACTTCTATTGAGGTTGGAGCGTTTAGGCCTGAAAGGTTCTAA